One Rhinolophus sinicus isolate RSC01 linkage group LG06, ASM3656204v1, whole genome shotgun sequence DNA window includes the following coding sequences:
- the CAMTA1 gene encoding calmodulin-binding transcription activator 1 isoform X26 — protein sequence MSILERLEQMERRMAEMTGSQQHKPGSGGGSSGGGNGSGNGGGQAQCAAGPGTLGSCFESRVVVVCEKMMSRACWAKSKHLIHSKTFRGMTLLHLAAAQGYATLIQTLIKWRTKHADSIDLELEVDPLNVDHFSCTPLMWACALGHLEAAVVLYKWDRRAISIPDSLGRLPLGIARSRGHVKLAECLEHLQRDEQAQLGQNPRIHCPPGEEPTTESWMTQWHSEAINSPEIPKGVTVIASTNPVQVTGNPKGTSVGKEAAPSQVRPREPMSVLMMANREVVNTEMGSYRDSAENEDCPQPMDDIQVNMMTLAEHIIEATPERIKQENFVPMESSALERPDAATISSTMSWLASYLADVDHLPNAAQIRSAYNEPLTPSSNTSLSPGSSPVSEIAFEKPSLPSAADWSEFLSASTSEKVENEFAQLTLTDHEQRELYEAARLVQTAFRKYKGRPLREQQEVAAAVIQRCYRKYKQLTWIALKYALYKKMTQAAILIQSKFRSYYEQKKFQQSRRAAVLIQKYYRSYKKCGRRRQARRTAVIVQQKLRSSLLTKKQDQAARKIMRFLRRCRHRVKELKKAKELEDIQQHPLAM from the exons ATGTCCATACTAGAACGCCTGGAGCAGATGGAGAGGAGAATGGCTGAGATGACGGGGTCCCAGCAGCACAAACCTGGCAGCGGAGGCGGCAGCAGTGGAGGGGGCAACGGGAGCGGGAACGGAGGAGGTCAAGCTCAG TGTGCTGCCGGCCCTGGGACGCTGGGCAGCTGCTTTGAGAGCCGTGTGGTTGTCGTGTGCGAGAAGATGATGAGCCGGGCCTGCTGGGCCAAGTCCAAGCATTTGATCCACTCGAAGACTTTCCGTGGGATGACCCTCTTACACCTGGCTGCTGCCCAGGGTTATGCCACCCTAATCCAGACCCTCATCAAATGGCG CACGAAGCACGCAGATAGCATTGACCTGGAACTGGAAGTCGACCCCTTGAACGTGGACCACTTCTCCTGTACTCCTCTG ATGTGGGCATGCGCCCTGGGGCACTTAGAAGCTGCTGTCGTCCTGTACAAGTGGGACCGTCGGGCCATCTCTATTCCCGACTCTCTAGGAAGGCTGCCTTTGGGAATTGCCAGGTCAAGGGGTCATGTCAAATTAGCGGAGTGTCTGGAGCACCTGCAGAGGGATGAGCAGGCCCAGCTGGGGCAGAACCCCAGAATCCACTGTCCTCCAGGTGAAGAGCCTACTACAGAAAGCTGGATGACCCAGTGGCACAGTGAGGCCATCAACTCTCCAGAAATACCTAAAGGAGTCACGGTTATTGCAAGTACCAATCCAG TACAGGTGACTGGAAATCCGAAGGGGACCAGTGTAGGAAAGGAGGCAGCACCTTCACAGGTGCGTCCACGGGAACCAATGAGTGTCCTGATGATGGCTAACAGAGAGGTGGTGAATACAGAGATGGGGTCCTACCGTGATAGTGCAGAGAACGAGGACTGCCCACAGCCCATGGATGATATACAG GTAAACATGATGACCTTGGCAGAACACATCATTGAAGCCACGCCTGAGCGGATCAAGCAGGAGAATTTTGTGCCCATGGAGTCGTCAGCATTGGAGAGGCCAGACGCTGCCACCATTAGCAGTACCATGAGCTGGCTGGCCAGTTATCTCGCTGATGTTGACCATCTGCCGAATGCTGCCCAGATCAG AAGTGCATATAATGAGCCTCTAACCCCTTCTTCTAATACCAGCCTGAGCCCCGGAAGCTCTCCAGTCAGTGAAATAGCGTTCGAGAAACCTAGCCTTCCATCTGCAGCCGATTGGTCGGAATTCCTGAGTGCGTCTACCAGTGAGAAAGTCGAAAATGAATTTGCTCAGCTAACTCTGACTGATCACGAACAGAGAGAACTCTACGAAGCTGCCAGGCTTGTCCAGACAGCTTTCCGGAAGTACAAG GGCCGACCCCTGCGAGAACAGCAAGAAGTGGCTGCTGCTGTCATTCAGCGTTGttacagaaaatataaacag CTGACATGGATAGCCTTGAAG TATGCACTTTATAAAAAGATGACACAGGCTGCCATCCTTATCCAGAGCAAATTCCGAAGTTACTACGAACAAAAGAAGTTCCAGCAGAGCCGCCGTGCTGCCGTGCTGATCCAGAAGTATTACCGCAGTTACAAGAAGTGTGGCAGGAGGCGGCAGGCACGCCGGACGGCCGTCATCGTTCAGCAGAAGCTCAG GAGCAGTTTGCTAACCAAAAAGCAGGACCAAGCTGCTCGAAAAATAATGAGGTTTCTACGACGCTGTCGCCACAG
- the CAMTA1 gene encoding calmodulin-binding transcription activator 1 isoform X22 — MSILERLEQMERRMAEMTGSQQHKPGSGGGSSGGGNGSGNGGGQAQCAAGPGTLGSCFESRVVVVCEKMMSRACWAKSKHLIHSKTFRGMTLLHLAAAQGYATLIQTLIKWRTKHADSIDLELEVDPLNVDHFSCTPLMWACALGHLEAAVVLYKWDRRAISIPDSLGRLPLGIARSRGHVKLAECLEHLQRDEQAQLGQNPRIHCPPGEEPTTESWMTQWHSEAINSPEIPKGVTVIASTNPELRRPRSEPSNYYSSESHKDYPAPKKHKLNPEYFQARQEKLLSTALSLEQPNIRKQSPSSKQSVPETISPSEGVRDYSRELSPPTPETAGFQASGSQPVVKWNPKDLYIGVSTVQVTGNPKGTSVGKEAAPSQVRPREPMSVLMMANREVVNTEMGSYRDSAENEDCPQPMDDIQVNMMTLAEHIIEATPERIKQENFVPMESSALERPDAATISSTMSWLASYLADVDHLPNAAQIRSAYNEPLTPSSNTSLSPGSSPVSEIAFEKPSLPSAADWSEFLSASTSEKVENEFAQLTLTDHEQRELYEAARLVQTAFRKYKGRPLREQQEVAAAVIQRCYRKYKQLTWIALKYALYKKMTQAAILIQSKFRSYYEQKKFQQSRRAAVLIQKYYRSYKKCGRRRQARRTAVIVQQKLRSSLLTKKQDQAARKIMRFLRRCRHRVKELKKAKELEDIQQHPLAM, encoded by the exons ATGTCCATACTAGAACGCCTGGAGCAGATGGAGAGGAGAATGGCTGAGATGACGGGGTCCCAGCAGCACAAACCTGGCAGCGGAGGCGGCAGCAGTGGAGGGGGCAACGGGAGCGGGAACGGAGGAGGTCAAGCTCAG TGTGCTGCCGGCCCTGGGACGCTGGGCAGCTGCTTTGAGAGCCGTGTGGTTGTCGTGTGCGAGAAGATGATGAGCCGGGCCTGCTGGGCCAAGTCCAAGCATTTGATCCACTCGAAGACTTTCCGTGGGATGACCCTCTTACACCTGGCTGCTGCCCAGGGTTATGCCACCCTAATCCAGACCCTCATCAAATGGCG CACGAAGCACGCAGATAGCATTGACCTGGAACTGGAAGTCGACCCCTTGAACGTGGACCACTTCTCCTGTACTCCTCTG ATGTGGGCATGCGCCCTGGGGCACTTAGAAGCTGCTGTCGTCCTGTACAAGTGGGACCGTCGGGCCATCTCTATTCCCGACTCTCTAGGAAGGCTGCCTTTGGGAATTGCCAGGTCAAGGGGTCATGTCAAATTAGCGGAGTGTCTGGAGCACCTGCAGAGGGATGAGCAGGCCCAGCTGGGGCAGAACCCCAGAATCCACTGTCCTCCAGGTGAAGAGCCTACTACAGAAAGCTGGATGACCCAGTGGCACAGTGAGGCCATCAACTCTCCAGAAATACCTAAAGGAGTCACGGTTATTGCAAGTACCAATCCAG AGCTGAGAAGACCTCGGTCTGAACCCTCTAATTACTACAGCAGTGAGAGCCACAAAGATTATCCAGCTCCCAAAAAGCATAAATTGAACCCTGAGTACTTCCAGGCAAGGCAGGAGAAGCTGCTTTCCACTGCACTGAGTCTGGAACAGCCAAATATCAGGAAGCAGAGCCCTAGTTCTAAGCAGTCTGTCCCTGAGACAATCAGCCCCAGTGAAGGAGTGAGGGACTACAGCCGGGAACTCTCCCCTCCCACTCCAGAGACTGCAGGATTCCAAGCCTCTGGATCTCAGCCTGTAGTAAAGTGGAATCCCAAAGATCTTTACATTGGTGTGTCTACAGTACAGGTGACTGGAAATCCGAAGGGGACCAGTGTAGGAAAGGAGGCAGCACCTTCACAGGTGCGTCCACGGGAACCAATGAGTGTCCTGATGATGGCTAACAGAGAGGTGGTGAATACAGAGATGGGGTCCTACCGTGATAGTGCAGAGAACGAGGACTGCCCACAGCCCATGGATGATATACAG GTAAACATGATGACCTTGGCAGAACACATCATTGAAGCCACGCCTGAGCGGATCAAGCAGGAGAATTTTGTGCCCATGGAGTCGTCAGCATTGGAGAGGCCAGACGCTGCCACCATTAGCAGTACCATGAGCTGGCTGGCCAGTTATCTCGCTGATGTTGACCATCTGCCGAATGCTGCCCAGATCAG AAGTGCATATAATGAGCCTCTAACCCCTTCTTCTAATACCAGCCTGAGCCCCGGAAGCTCTCCAGTCAGTGAAATAGCGTTCGAGAAACCTAGCCTTCCATCTGCAGCCGATTGGTCGGAATTCCTGAGTGCGTCTACCAGTGAGAAAGTCGAAAATGAATTTGCTCAGCTAACTCTGACTGATCACGAACAGAGAGAACTCTACGAAGCTGCCAGGCTTGTCCAGACAGCTTTCCGGAAGTACAAG GGCCGACCCCTGCGAGAACAGCAAGAAGTGGCTGCTGCTGTCATTCAGCGTTGttacagaaaatataaacag CTGACATGGATAGCCTTGAAG TATGCACTTTATAAAAAGATGACACAGGCTGCCATCCTTATCCAGAGCAAATTCCGAAGTTACTACGAACAAAAGAAGTTCCAGCAGAGCCGCCGTGCTGCCGTGCTGATCCAGAAGTATTACCGCAGTTACAAGAAGTGTGGCAGGAGGCGGCAGGCACGCCGGACGGCCGTCATCGTTCAGCAGAAGCTCAG GAGCAGTTTGCTAACCAAAAAGCAGGACCAAGCTGCTCGAAAAATAATGAGGTTTCTACGACGCTGTCGCCACAG
- the CAMTA1 gene encoding calmodulin-binding transcription activator 1 isoform X28, translating into MSILERLEQMERRMAEMTGSQQHKPGSGGGSSGGGNGSGNGGGQAQCAAGPGTLGSCFESRVVVVCEKMMSRACWAKSKHLIHSKTFRGMTLLHLAAAQGYATLIQTLIKWRTKHADSIDLELEVDPLNVDHFSCTPLMWACALGHLEAAVVLYKWDRRAISIPDSLGRLPLGIARSRGHVKLAECLEHLQRDEQAQLGQNPRIHCPPGEEPTTESWMTQWHSEAINSPEIPKGVTVIASTNPVQVTGNPKGTSVGKEAAPSQVRPREPMSVLMMANREVVNTEMGSYRDSAENEDCPQPMDDIQVNMMTLAEHIIEATPERIKQENFVPMESSALERPDAATISSTMSWLASYLADVDHLPNAAQIRSAYNEPLTPSSNTSLSPGSSPVSEIAFEKPSLPSAADWSEFLSASTSEKVENEFAQLTLTDHEQRELYEAARLVQTAFRKYKGRPLREQQEVAAAVIQRCYRKYKQYALYKKMTQAAILIQSKFRSYYEQKKFQQSRRAAVLIQKYYRSYKKCGRRRQARRTAVIVQQKLRSSLLTKKQDQAARKIMRFLRRCRHRVKELKKAKELEDIQQHPLAM; encoded by the exons ATGTCCATACTAGAACGCCTGGAGCAGATGGAGAGGAGAATGGCTGAGATGACGGGGTCCCAGCAGCACAAACCTGGCAGCGGAGGCGGCAGCAGTGGAGGGGGCAACGGGAGCGGGAACGGAGGAGGTCAAGCTCAG TGTGCTGCCGGCCCTGGGACGCTGGGCAGCTGCTTTGAGAGCCGTGTGGTTGTCGTGTGCGAGAAGATGATGAGCCGGGCCTGCTGGGCCAAGTCCAAGCATTTGATCCACTCGAAGACTTTCCGTGGGATGACCCTCTTACACCTGGCTGCTGCCCAGGGTTATGCCACCCTAATCCAGACCCTCATCAAATGGCG CACGAAGCACGCAGATAGCATTGACCTGGAACTGGAAGTCGACCCCTTGAACGTGGACCACTTCTCCTGTACTCCTCTG ATGTGGGCATGCGCCCTGGGGCACTTAGAAGCTGCTGTCGTCCTGTACAAGTGGGACCGTCGGGCCATCTCTATTCCCGACTCTCTAGGAAGGCTGCCTTTGGGAATTGCCAGGTCAAGGGGTCATGTCAAATTAGCGGAGTGTCTGGAGCACCTGCAGAGGGATGAGCAGGCCCAGCTGGGGCAGAACCCCAGAATCCACTGTCCTCCAGGTGAAGAGCCTACTACAGAAAGCTGGATGACCCAGTGGCACAGTGAGGCCATCAACTCTCCAGAAATACCTAAAGGAGTCACGGTTATTGCAAGTACCAATCCAG TACAGGTGACTGGAAATCCGAAGGGGACCAGTGTAGGAAAGGAGGCAGCACCTTCACAGGTGCGTCCACGGGAACCAATGAGTGTCCTGATGATGGCTAACAGAGAGGTGGTGAATACAGAGATGGGGTCCTACCGTGATAGTGCAGAGAACGAGGACTGCCCACAGCCCATGGATGATATACAG GTAAACATGATGACCTTGGCAGAACACATCATTGAAGCCACGCCTGAGCGGATCAAGCAGGAGAATTTTGTGCCCATGGAGTCGTCAGCATTGGAGAGGCCAGACGCTGCCACCATTAGCAGTACCATGAGCTGGCTGGCCAGTTATCTCGCTGATGTTGACCATCTGCCGAATGCTGCCCAGATCAG AAGTGCATATAATGAGCCTCTAACCCCTTCTTCTAATACCAGCCTGAGCCCCGGAAGCTCTCCAGTCAGTGAAATAGCGTTCGAGAAACCTAGCCTTCCATCTGCAGCCGATTGGTCGGAATTCCTGAGTGCGTCTACCAGTGAGAAAGTCGAAAATGAATTTGCTCAGCTAACTCTGACTGATCACGAACAGAGAGAACTCTACGAAGCTGCCAGGCTTGTCCAGACAGCTTTCCGGAAGTACAAG GGCCGACCCCTGCGAGAACAGCAAGAAGTGGCTGCTGCTGTCATTCAGCGTTGttacagaaaatataaacag TATGCACTTTATAAAAAGATGACACAGGCTGCCATCCTTATCCAGAGCAAATTCCGAAGTTACTACGAACAAAAGAAGTTCCAGCAGAGCCGCCGTGCTGCCGTGCTGATCCAGAAGTATTACCGCAGTTACAAGAAGTGTGGCAGGAGGCGGCAGGCACGCCGGACGGCCGTCATCGTTCAGCAGAAGCTCAG GAGCAGTTTGCTAACCAAAAAGCAGGACCAAGCTGCTCGAAAAATAATGAGGTTTCTACGACGCTGTCGCCACAG